CCGCGCGAGAGCGTCCGCCCCGGCGGCCGCGTAGAGCGCGATGAGCGGCTCGACCGGAACGCGCATGCGCAGCGCGCCCCAGTAGACGACCGCGAGGGCGGTGAAGAACGCGATGGTCACCGCGGGCAGCGACAGGAACAGCCGCTTGCCGCCGAGCAGCGTGACGACCAGGCCGGCGAGCGCGAGCGGGAAGGCGAACAGCGACCACAACAGCAGCGGGTCGGCCATGGCGAGCAACCGTCCGAGCGGCGAGTCCGCGCGGCTCCAGGTGCCCGTCGATCCGCCCTCGCGTGTGAGGCGCCAGAAGCGCGCGAGCTTGGCGGCGGCGGCGGCGGGCCACTGCGCGACGCGTTCGCGCAGGAACTGCTTCGCGAGCCGACCCGAGAGCCGGTCGGCCCCGACCTCCGAAAGTCCGCGGTAGCGGCTCGCCCACGGCTCGACGTGGTAGAGGCTCTCGGCGCCGCCGAGGCGCGCGGGGTCGTCCCAGATGCGCGGGTTGTTGGCGTCGAACAGCGCCCGGCCGCCGCCCGTCGTGACCGGCACGAACGCCTTCAGTTCGATCGCGTTGCGGATCGTCCACGGCCCGACCGCCAGCGCCACGCCGGCGAACAGCAGCGCGACCTGGCGCAGCCGGTCGCGGCGCGTCACCGTGAGCCCGAGAGGAAACCAGGCCCACAGCGCGACCAGCAGCGGCAGGGGCAGCGAAGTCGGACGCGCGAGCGCCGCGATTCCCCACACCAGGCCCGCGCCGAGGGCGCGGGCGGGCCGCGGCGTCTTCACCCATTCGGCGGACAGGTGCAGGGCGATCAGCAGCAGCAGCGCGAACGTCGTTTCGGTGAGCAGGTAACCCGAGAAGAACACCAGCGGCGGGCACAGCGCGGCGAGCCAGCCCGCCCAGCGCGCGACGCCGCCGCCGAATGTCGCGCGGGCGTAGCCGGCGAGCACCGGGGCGATGAGCGCCCCGATCGCGCACTGCAGCAGCAGCGCCGCGAAGAAGTCGTGACCGACGCCGCGGTACACGAGGCTCGTCAGCCACGGTACGAGCGGCGGTCGGAACGCGGTGGGATGGGGCCCCGCGGCTCCGTTCAGGGCGAACCCCACCCCGCGGGCGAGGTTCCACGCCAGCGTGTCGTAATCCGCCGAATCGGCGTAGGGAACGGGCGAGCGGCCGTTCGCGAGCAGCGTGTAGGCCGCGCGCACCGCGAATCCGACCGCGAACAGCCACAGCGGCTCGAGCGGCGGACGCCGCCGGGGACCGGCGGGCCGCAGGGGCCGCCGGGCGGCCGGATCAGGGGGGACGCGCTGGAGCATGAGGGAACCAGTCTAGCCGCGGCCGCGTCCCCGGCGCGACTCGCATGCCCCGGACGGCGCGGCCGTGCAGGCTGCAATGCTGTTCCTCCGGCCGCCGCGGGGCGCGTCGCATTCGGGCCCGATTGCCGCGCAATTGGCGTGCACCTGCGCCGGCGCGGGGACGACGCCGGACTGGCAGCATCGTTGCTCAGTTCCTGCCTCGGAGGATCCCGATCGTCGGGAGCTGTCCGCAGGTGCACCGGCACGGGCGAGGCGAAGACCGCGTCCGGCCGGGCCACAGGGAAGAGGAGACCCCGAATGGACCACTACATCCCCAAGCGCCGCGTGCCCGTCACGCTCTGGTCGAACGACCGCGAACGCGCGGAGGGGCACGTGTTCCTGGACCTCGACCCTTCCGGCAACAGCCACCAGACGGTGCTGGCGAAACTCAATGAAGCGTCGCGGTTCCTGCCGGTCGCCGTCGGGCCGCAGGGGCTCATCCAGCTCTACAACAAGTCCCGGCTGGTCCGCGTCACGACCGGTCCGGACGTGCTCCAGAGCGACGTTTTCAACCGCGGCTTCCTGCCGTGGCGTGAGGAGGAGGCGGACGTATGGCTGTCCGACGAAACATCGGTTTCGGGACGAGTGTGGATGCCTCTCGAGCGTCCCACGCAGCGCATCTCCGACTTCATGAACCAGCGGGGCTGGGAGTTCTTTGTGCTCCTCACCGGCCGGGACGTGCAGCTGGTGAGTTCCGCGGCGGTGGCGCGCATGGCGCTTTCGGAGAGCGCCGAGGCACCCCTGGACTTGCCCGATTCCCGGATCGCCGGCCTGAAGTGGCCTGATCCTTCGATGTTCGCCATGGGGCTGATGGAGGGTCGTGCATGAGCGCGTGTCCCCGGCGCCCGCAGGCGCGGTTCACGTCGTGAGCTTCACCCTGCCCGCGTGAGGCGGGCCGCAGGCGGACCGCAACGGCTTCCGCCAGTGACCGGCGACCGGAGATTCGGACGATGTTCCGACCCGGTCGCCGGTTCGTTCGCGTCCCGCGCCGCCTTGCCCGGTCTGCGTGCGCGGGCTACGGTCGCGGCCATGAAGACCTTCCGCGTCGCGTTCGCGCAGGGCCGCCCGGCATTCGGCCGCACCGAGGCGAATCTCGAGAAGGGCCTCGCGCTGGCGGCCACCGTGGATGCCGACCTGGTCGTGCTCCCGGAGCTGTGGTCCACGGGCTACGTCTTCTCGTCGCATGCCGAGGTCGCCGCCCTCGCCGAGGACGCGCGCACGGGCGCCACCGCGAAGGCGCTCGCGTGGGCGGCGAAGCGCGAGAAACGCCACTACGTCGCCGGCTTCGCCGAGGCCGCGCGCGGCCGCTTCTACAACAGCGCGATGCTGGTCGGACCCGGTGGCGTCCAGGCCGTCTACCGCAAGCTCCACCTGTTCGAGCGCGAGCAGGAGTGGTTCGAGCGCGGGGATCTGCCGCTCGGGGTCCACCGCGTGGGCCCGGCGCGCGTCGGCATGCTGATCTGCTACGACTGGCGTTTTCCCGAAGCCTCGCGCGTGCTGGCCCTGAAGGGCGCCGACGTCATCGTCCACCCGAGCAACCTGGTCTTCCCGCACGCGCAGCAGGCGATGCTGACCCGCGCGCTCGAGAACCGGGTGTATGTCGTGACCGCGAATCGGACGGGCACCGAGCGCCGGCGCGGCGGAACCGTGCCGTTCACCGGGCGCAGTCAGATCGCGGGACCCGACGGGCAGCCGCTCGCGCGCGCGAGCCGGACGGGCGAGGTGGCGGCAGCCGCGGACGTGGACCTCGCGCGCGTGCGCGACAAGCGGCTGACGCGCAGGACCGCGTTGTTCTCGAACCGCCGGCCCGAGCACTACGCCGCGCTCACCGGCGGCCGCGACCTCGCCTACCCGCCGGTCCGTGCCGTGCCCCGCCGCAGGAGAGGGCGGGCATGACGGCCGAAGGCGGGGCCGCGCGCGAAGCGGAGCTCGCATCCTTCATCGAGTCCCTGGTGGCCGAGCTGGCGCCGCTCGAACGCGAGCACAACGACGAGTACTGGAAGCTCGCGACCACCGGGGGCGACGAGCACCTGCGCCGCTGCGCCGAGCTCGACTCGCGCATGCGGCTGGCGTTCGCCCGGCCCGAGTCGTACGCGCGGCTGCGGCGCATCGCCGCGGCCGGGCCGCTCGCCGATCCGCTGCTCCAGCGCCAGCTCGAACTGCTGCTCGCGGCGCACCGCTCGAAGCAGATTCCGCCGGCGATGATCGAGCGGCAGGTGCTGATCGAGAAGCGGCTCGAGGCCGTCTTCACGAACTTTCGCGCCGAACTGGACGGCCAGCCCGTCTCCGACAACGCCCTCGTCGAAGTGCTGACGCGTTCGGAGGACGTCGCGCGGCGACGGCGTGCCTGGACGGCGGGCAAGCAGGTGGGTGCCGCGGTCGAGGCCGACCTGCTCGAGCTGGTGCGGCTGCGCAACGAGGGCGCGCGGCTGCTGGGGTTCGCGAACTACCACGTCATGAGCCTCGAGCTCGACGAACTGCCGCCGGAGTGGCTCTTCGGCCTGCTCGACCGGCTCGAGCGCGAGACGCAGCCGCTGTGGAACGAGTACCGCGGCGCGCTCGAGCGCGGTCTCGCGGAACGCTTCGGGTGCTCCGTGTCCGAACTTCGCCCGTGGCACTACGCCGACCCGTTCTTCCAGCAGGCGCCGGCGGCGGGGGCGGACCTTTCGCCCTTCTACGCGCGGCAGGACCTCGAGGCGCTGACCGAAGGGTTCTTCCGCGCCTGCGGTTTCGAGATCGCGCCGCTGCTGCGGCTCGCCGATCTGCACGAGAGGCCGGGCAAGAACCAGCACGCGTTCTGCATGTCCGTGGACCGGGGCGACGACATCCGCGTGCTGTGCAATCTCCAGCCCGACGAGAAATGGATGGGCACGATGCTGCACGAGTTCGGGCACGCGATCTACGACCAGTGCGTGGACCGCTCGCTGCCCTGGCTGCTCCGCACGCACGCGCACATCCTCTCGACCGAGGCGAGCGCGATGCTGTTCGGGCGGCTGTCCCGGAACCCGGCCTGGCTGAGGCGCTGGCCCGGCGCCGACCCGGCGGAGCTGGCGAAGCAGGCGGGCCCGGTGGCGCGGGCCGTGCGCGAGCAGCTGCTCGTCCAGACGCGCTGGGAGCTGGTGATGATCCACATGGAGCGGGCGCTGTACGCCGATCCGGAGCAGGACCTGCGGTCGCTGTGGTGGGACCTCGTCGAGCGCTTCCAGGGCGTCCGGCGCCCGGAAGGGCGGGACGCGCCGGACTGGGCGGCGAAGATCCATTTCAGCATCGCGCCGGCCTACTACCAGAACTACCTGCTCGGCGAGATGGTGGCCTCGCAGCTGCAGGAGACGCTGCTCGAGCGCGTGCTCGGCGGCGGCCCGGACCGCTGGGAGCGGCTGAGCGGCGATCCGGCCGTCGGCGCGTTCCTGCGCGAGCGCTACTACGCGCCGGGACGGCGCTGGACGTGGCGCGAGCTGATCGTGCACGCGACCGGCCGAGAACTCGACACGGCGCCGTTCGTCAACGACCTCTCGGGCTGGACAGCGTCCGCGTGAGCGCTTCGCCGCTGCCGCTCGAGGGGCTCGTGGTGCTCGACCTCTCGCGGGTGCTGGCCGGGCCGTACGCGACGCAGATGCTCGGGGATCTCGGCGCCGACATCTGGAAGATCGAGCGCCCGCGGGTGGGCGACGAGACGCGGGCCTGGGGACCGCCGTTCGTGGGCGGGCAGTCCGCCTACTACCTGTCCGTCAACCGCAACAAGCGTTCGGCGGAACTCGACTTTCGCGACCCGGGGCACCGCGAAGCGCTGCGGCGGGCGGCTCGGGCGGCCGACGTGGTGGTGGAGAACTTCCTGCCCGGCGAGCTCGCACGCTTCGGTCTCGACGCGCGCACGCTGCTCGCCGACAAGCCGGAGCTGATCGTCTGCTCGATCACGGGCTACGGGCAGGACGGGCCGTATGCCGCGCTGCCCGGCTACGACGCCGTGCTGCAGGGCTTCACCGGGCTTCAGAGCGTGACCGGCGAAGCCGACGGACCGCCGCTCAAGGTCGGCGTCGCGCTGGTGGACGTCGCCACCGGCTCGCATGCCGCCGCCGCCATCCTCGCCGCGCTCGTCGGCCGCCTTCGCGGCGGGGCAGGCGCCCACCTCGACGTGCCGTTGTTCGAGGTGGGCGTCCATTCGCTCGTCAACGTCGCCCAGTCGGCGCTCGCCACCGGCCGGCCCGCGCGCCGCCACGGCACCGCGCACCCGCAGATCGTGCCCTACCAGACGTTCGCGGCGGCGGACGGCCTGTTCGTGCTCGCGGTCGGCAACGACGAACAGTGGCGCCGGCTGTGCTCGATGCTCGGCGAGCCCGCGCGCGGCGACGACCCGCGCTGGGCGCGGAACCCGGAGCGCGTGCTGCATCGCGCGGAGGTGGTGGACTGGTTGCGCGGTGTGTTCGCCGCGGCGCCGCGCGAGGATTGGCTGCGGCGCCTGGCGGACGCCCGCGTCCCGGCCGGCGCGGTTCGCGAGATGGACGAAGTGATGCGCGATCCGGCCCTGGCCGCGCGCGACTTCGTGCGCCCGGTGCGGCTGGCGGACGGCGCCGAGACGTCCCTGATGGCTCTGCCGTGGCGGATCGGGGCGGAGCGGCCGCCGCTGCGCCTGCCGCCGCCGGCACTCGGCCAGCACACCCGGCAGTTCCTCGCGCGCTTCTCGGGCTGAGCCGCACGCCGCCCGCGCGTCCGCGCCGCCTTGCGCCCGCGCGCGCGACGAGGCATTTTCGCCGCATCCCGACGCGACCATCGGTTCTCCTCTCCAGGGTCAGGATCCCGCAATGTCCGAAAGCACCTCAAGACCACGCGGCCTCGACGGCGTGGTCGCCGCGCAGACCCGCCTGAGCCACGTGGACGGCCAGAACGGCCGGCTGGTGATCGGCGGCTACGAACTCGACGAACTCGCCGGCAAGGCGACCTTCGAGCAGGCCGCGCACCTGTTGTGGACCGGCACGCTGCCGACCGCGGCGGCCGCGGCCGAGCTGACCCGCGAAATCGCCGCCCGACGGCCGCTGCCGGCGCCCGTGCTCGCGCTCGTTCGCGAAGCCGTCGCCCGGAGCGCGCCGCCGATCGACGCGCTGCGCATGGCCTCTTCGGCGATGTCGCTCGACGTTCCGAACCCCGCCGACATCTCGCCGGCGGCCGACGTCGCGAACGCGAAGATGCTGGTCGCGCGCTTTCCGACGGTGGTCGCGGCCTGGATCCGCCTGCGCTCGGGCGCCGAGCCCATCGCGCCGCGTGCCGACCTGCCGCTGGCGGCGAACTTCCTCCACATGGTGACCGGCCGCGAGCCCGATCCGATCGCCGCACGTGCGCTCGACACCTACTGGGTCACGGTGATCGACCACGGCATGAACGCCTCGACCTTCGCCGGGCGCGTCATCGCCAGCACGCGCTCGGACATGATCAGCGCCGTCACCGGCGCGATCGGGGCGCTGAAGGGCCCGCTGCACGGCGGCGCGCCGGGTCCGGTGCTCGACATGCTGCACGAGATCGGCACGGCCGCGAACTGCGAGCCGTGGGTGCGCGCGCGGCTCGCCGCGGGGGAGCGGATCATGGGATTCGGGCACCGCGTCTACAAGGTGCGCGATCCGCGGGCGCAGGTCCTGAGCCGCGTCGCCGAACAGATGTCCGGCGCGCAGCTCGAGGATCGCGAGCTCTTCGACCTGGCGCGCGCGTGCGAGCAGACGATCGTGCGGGTGCTCGACGAGGTGAAGCCGGGCCGCAACCTGCGGACCAACGTCGAGTTCTTCACCGCGCTCGTGCTGCAGTCCCTCGGCCTCAAGCCGGAGACGTTCGTGGCGCTTTTCGCCTGCGGGCGCGCCGCGGGCTGGGCCGCGCACGTGATCGAGCAGCACGCCGAGGATCACCTGATCCGGCCGCAGTCCGAATATGTCGGGCCCCGGGGCCTGACGATTCCCGGTTAGCGGCGGCCCGCAGTCCCGCGCCGCCGCGCTTCACGCCGGGCGGGGCGGTGTGCGAGACTTTCGCGCGATGAAGAAGGCCCTGGGACTCGCGCTCAGCGCGCTGATGCTGTTCCTCGCGGGCTCGGCCTGGCTGGCGTTGTACCCCGCGGTGCCGGCCGACCTCGGCGGGGTGAGGAGCCTGGACGCCGGGGCGCGACGCGTGCGCATCCCGGTCGGCGAGGACGATCACCTCGACGGCTGGCTCGTTCCCGGCTCGAACCGCGCCGTGATCGTGCTCTGCCCCGGCTACGCGCGCGACCACCGGCGCGTCTGGCGCTACGCGCATTTCCTCGAGCCCGACGGCTACACGCTCCTGGCGCTCGATTTCCGCT
The window above is part of the Candidatus Eisenbacteria bacterium genome. Proteins encoded here:
- a CDS encoding glycosyltransferase family 39 protein; protein product: MLQRVPPDPAARRPLRPAGPRRRPPLEPLWLFAVGFAVRAAYTLLANGRSPVPYADSADYDTLAWNLARGVGFALNGAAGPHPTAFRPPLVPWLTSLVYRGVGHDFFAALLLQCAIGALIAPVLAGYARATFGGGVARWAGWLAALCPPLVFFSGYLLTETTFALLLLIALHLSAEWVKTPRPARALGAGLVWGIAALARPTSLPLPLLVALWAWFPLGLTVTRRDRLRQVALLFAGVALAVGPWTIRNAIELKAFVPVTTGGGRALFDANNPRIWDDPARLGGAESLYHVEPWASRYRGLSEVGADRLSGRLAKQFLRERVAQWPAAAAAKLARFWRLTREGGSTGTWSRADSPLGRLLAMADPLLLWSLFAFPLALAGLVVTLLGGKRLFLSLPAVTIAFFTALAVVYWGALRMRVPVEPLIALYAAAGADALARRLRRGRRSFTVIEGRGSAA
- a CDS encoding acyltransferase → MKTFRVAFAQGRPAFGRTEANLEKGLALAATVDADLVVLPELWSTGYVFSSHAEVAALAEDARTGATAKALAWAAKREKRHYVAGFAEAARGRFYNSAMLVGPGGVQAVYRKLHLFEREQEWFERGDLPLGVHRVGPARVGMLICYDWRFPEASRVLALKGADVIVHPSNLVFPHAQQAMLTRALENRVYVVTANRTGTERRRGGTVPFTGRSQIAGPDGQPLARASRTGEVAAAADVDLARVRDKRLTRRTALFSNRRPEHYAALTGGRDLAYPPVRAVPRRRRGRA
- a CDS encoding M3 family oligoendopeptidase, which codes for MTAEGGAAREAELASFIESLVAELAPLEREHNDEYWKLATTGGDEHLRRCAELDSRMRLAFARPESYARLRRIAAAGPLADPLLQRQLELLLAAHRSKQIPPAMIERQVLIEKRLEAVFTNFRAELDGQPVSDNALVEVLTRSEDVARRRRAWTAGKQVGAAVEADLLELVRLRNEGARLLGFANYHVMSLELDELPPEWLFGLLDRLERETQPLWNEYRGALERGLAERFGCSVSELRPWHYADPFFQQAPAAGADLSPFYARQDLEALTEGFFRACGFEIAPLLRLADLHERPGKNQHAFCMSVDRGDDIRVLCNLQPDEKWMGTMLHEFGHAIYDQCVDRSLPWLLRTHAHILSTEASAMLFGRLSRNPAWLRRWPGADPAELAKQAGPVARAVREQLLVQTRWELVMIHMERALYADPEQDLRSLWWDLVERFQGVRRPEGRDAPDWAAKIHFSIAPAYYQNYLLGEMVASQLQETLLERVLGGGPDRWERLSGDPAVGAFLRERYYAPGRRWTWRELIVHATGRELDTAPFVNDLSGWTASA
- a CDS encoding CoA transferase, which gives rise to MPLEGLVVLDLSRVLAGPYATQMLGDLGADIWKIERPRVGDETRAWGPPFVGGQSAYYLSVNRNKRSAELDFRDPGHREALRRAARAADVVVENFLPGELARFGLDARTLLADKPELIVCSITGYGQDGPYAALPGYDAVLQGFTGLQSVTGEADGPPLKVGVALVDVATGSHAAAAILAALVGRLRGGAGAHLDVPLFEVGVHSLVNVAQSALATGRPARRHGTAHPQIVPYQTFAAADGLFVLAVGNDEQWRRLCSMLGEPARGDDPRWARNPERVLHRAEVVDWLRGVFAAAPREDWLRRLADARVPAGAVREMDEVMRDPALAARDFVRPVRLADGAETSLMALPWRIGAERPPLRLPPPALGQHTRQFLARFSG
- a CDS encoding citrate synthase/methylcitrate synthase, encoding MSESTSRPRGLDGVVAAQTRLSHVDGQNGRLVIGGYELDELAGKATFEQAAHLLWTGTLPTAAAAAELTREIAARRPLPAPVLALVREAVARSAPPIDALRMASSAMSLDVPNPADISPAADVANAKMLVARFPTVVAAWIRLRSGAEPIAPRADLPLAANFLHMVTGREPDPIAARALDTYWVTVIDHGMNASTFAGRVIASTRSDMISAVTGAIGALKGPLHGGAPGPVLDMLHEIGTAANCEPWVRARLAAGERIMGFGHRVYKVRDPRAQVLSRVAEQMSGAQLEDRELFDLARACEQTIVRVLDEVKPGRNLRTNVEFFTALVLQSLGLKPETFVALFACGRAAGWAAHVIEQHAEDHLIRPQSEYVGPRGLTIPG